The Deltaproteobacteria bacterium genome window below encodes:
- a CDS encoding DNA-processing protein DprA, with protein MSRRSIDAAQLGLAGAPRRFELHGALPPSPRLAIVGSRAMLHALAREVEQAVRVAAEHGHAVASGGAIGIDAAVHRAALTHGVPQLAVLPCGSDRPYPAQHRGLFEAIAAAPGSGVLFAQPSGTPPRRAMFVSRNALLVALCDACVVMQAEARSGSETTGRLALRRGIAVAAVVGTPGCAALVAAGARALRPGDGPEALVAWLQGRVAPVHWPQALEPLRARLQLAGARGASLDRLGGPAVALDLLRAEALGLALQIAPGVWVPAG; from the coding sequence GTGAGTCGCCGGTCGATCGACGCCGCGCAGTTGGGCCTGGCCGGGGCGCCAAGGCGCTTCGAGCTGCATGGCGCGCTCCCGCCCTCGCCGCGGCTGGCGATCGTGGGCAGTCGCGCGATGCTGCACGCGCTCGCCCGCGAGGTCGAACAGGCGGTGCGCGTCGCCGCCGAGCACGGCCACGCGGTGGCCTCGGGCGGTGCGATCGGCATCGATGCCGCGGTGCACCGCGCCGCGCTCACCCACGGTGTGCCGCAGCTGGCGGTGCTGCCCTGCGGCAGCGATCGCCCCTATCCCGCGCAGCACCGCGGGTTGTTCGAGGCCATCGCGGCCGCACCCGGCAGCGGCGTGCTGTTCGCCCAGCCATCCGGCACGCCGCCGCGCCGGGCGATGTTCGTGAGCCGCAACGCGTTGTTGGTGGCGCTGTGCGACGCGTGCGTGGTGATGCAGGCCGAGGCCCGCTCGGGCAGCGAGACCACCGGCCGGCTCGCACTGCGCCGAGGCATCGCGGTGGCCGCGGTGGTGGGGACGCCAGGGTGCGCGGCGCTGGTCGCCGCCGGTGCGCGGGCGCTGCGGCCGGGCGACGGGCCCGAGGCGCTGGTGGCGTGGCTGCAGGGCCGCGTCGCGCCGGTCCACTGGCCGCAGGCGCTCGAGCCTTTGCGCGCGCGGCTGCAGCTCGCGGGTGCCCGCGGTGCGTCGCTCGATCGGCTCGGTGGCCCCGCGGTCGCGCTCGATCTGCTGCGCGCCGAGGCGCTGGGCCTGGCGCTGCAGATTGCACCCGGCGTGTGGGTGCCGGCGGGCTGA
- the ybgF gene encoding tol-pal system protein YbgF translates to MAQPVAANRARARPRPRSAGPIAGWLALALALPGCAHGAAASRTAAAAHDQAELVDALRRDNTAMRRRLAELEDRVVRLEHDADGYGPEDRTLPVVRLQPRARAEAEPPPDEAPSPRKRAPTRTLGNLPNSGAPDDDAWEDHEPLTAGEASVGPDKGASYRLVGTRLVQLTKDNAPTRPDRPPRDAAGNAVLTEYETAMALYKAGEIGGAERAFDIFARDHAKHDYADNALYWKGEAAYDQGHFDDALAAFTAVVERYGGGNKAADALLKIGLCYGKLGDDANARDVLVGLVDAYPDTRASDIARARLRELEG, encoded by the coding sequence ATGGCGCAACCCGTAGCAGCGAATCGAGCCCGCGCGCGACCGCGACCCCGCAGTGCAGGGCCGATCGCGGGTTGGCTGGCGCTGGCGCTCGCGCTGCCCGGCTGTGCCCATGGCGCGGCCGCCAGCCGCACCGCCGCCGCCGCCCACGACCAAGCCGAGCTGGTCGACGCGCTGCGGCGCGACAACACCGCCATGCGTCGACGGCTCGCGGAGCTGGAGGATCGCGTGGTGCGGCTCGAGCACGACGCCGATGGCTACGGCCCCGAGGATCGAACGCTGCCGGTGGTGCGGCTGCAGCCCCGCGCGCGCGCCGAGGCCGAGCCGCCCCCTGACGAGGCACCGTCGCCGCGCAAGCGCGCCCCGACGCGCACGCTGGGTAACCTGCCCAACTCTGGTGCGCCCGACGACGATGCGTGGGAGGACCACGAGCCGCTCACCGCCGGCGAGGCCAGCGTCGGTCCCGACAAGGGCGCGAGCTATCGCCTGGTGGGCACGCGGCTGGTGCAGCTCACCAAGGACAACGCGCCCACGCGTCCCGACCGACCTCCGCGCGACGCCGCCGGCAACGCGGTGCTGACCGAGTACGAGACTGCGATGGCGCTGTACAAGGCCGGCGAGATCGGTGGCGCCGAGCGTGCCTTCGACATCTTCGCGCGCGACCACGCCAAGCACGACTACGCCGACAATGCGCTCTACTGGAAGGGCGAGGCGGCCTACGACCAAGGGCACTTCGACGACGCGCTCGCGGCGTTCACCGCGGTGGTCGAGCGCTACGGTGGTGGCAACAAGGCCGCCGACGCGCTGCTCAAGATCGGGCTGTGCTACGGCAAGCTCGGCGACGACGCCAACGCGCGCGACGTGCTGGTGGGCCTGGTCGATGCGTACCCCGACACCCGCGCCAGCGACATCGCCCGCGCGCGGCTGCGCGAGCTCGAAGGGTGA
- a CDS encoding LysM peptidoglycan-binding domain-containing protein has protein sequence MRRTLPAFLLSLWPLTAAAAPAADDDGALAPGTGSYSPQPGVDAANTRRAAAIDAAFGTPPAGGRNDPSTSDDPGFGARGAAKSADQTYGSTARSFNAAGEVVDGLELYDERFDEDPDYADQVPDVHVVQRGDTLWDISGYYLRDPHAWPRLWSWNEHITNAHWIFPGDRVRLYDPRRGPGNTNQPNLRFSQTHVPEGATPQSFVLNQTAFVDAAQFDTAMKIVGGGEANVMMSTLDTVYMSYDRSRPPIPGERLVVYAPHEKVYDLKNRKVIGYIVQIMGEVDVQTIARNTAEGTIAVAVNPVERGYRVGPLRRQFRRVDEVPAEKSAAGLVVATMNDTSPIPIAKTRKRKSLLGDHVLVGETQFVVINLGSKQGLENGNVLEVVRKGDEYTKKRVFKIPYEDGWPRRVIGALVVLQTQQDTALCATTYARREIERGDHVELRGPEILERERKQQDAATRGKPELEASGQTKSGRGSRKAGGKVSIGG, from the coding sequence ATGCGACGCACGCTGCCGGCCTTCCTCTTGTCGCTGTGGCCGTTGACCGCCGCTGCCGCGCCCGCGGCCGACGACGACGGTGCGCTGGCACCCGGCACCGGCAGCTACTCGCCGCAGCCAGGGGTCGACGCCGCCAACACCCGTCGCGCCGCGGCCATCGATGCGGCCTTCGGCACGCCGCCCGCGGGCGGTCGCAACGACCCGAGCACCAGCGACGACCCCGGCTTCGGCGCGCGTGGAGCCGCGAAGTCTGCCGATCAGACCTACGGCTCGACGGCGCGCTCGTTCAACGCCGCCGGCGAGGTGGTCGACGGCCTCGAGCTGTACGACGAGCGCTTCGACGAGGATCCCGACTACGCCGACCAGGTGCCGGACGTGCACGTGGTCCAGCGCGGTGACACGCTGTGGGACATCTCGGGCTACTACCTGCGCGACCCCCATGCGTGGCCGCGGCTGTGGTCGTGGAACGAGCACATCACCAACGCGCACTGGATCTTCCCCGGTGACCGCGTGCGGCTGTACGACCCGCGCCGGGGTCCGGGCAACACCAACCAGCCCAACCTGCGCTTCAGCCAGACCCACGTGCCCGAGGGCGCGACGCCGCAGAGCTTCGTGCTCAACCAGACCGCGTTCGTCGACGCGGCGCAGTTCGACACCGCGATGAAGATCGTCGGCGGCGGCGAGGCCAACGTCATGATGTCGACGCTCGACACCGTGTACATGAGCTACGACCGCTCGCGGCCACCGATCCCCGGTGAACGCCTGGTGGTCTACGCGCCGCACGAGAAGGTCTACGATCTCAAGAACCGCAAGGTCATCGGCTACATCGTGCAGATCATGGGCGAGGTCGACGTGCAGACCATCGCGCGCAACACCGCCGAGGGCACCATCGCGGTGGCGGTGAACCCCGTCGAGCGGGGGTATCGCGTGGGCCCGCTGCGTCGCCAGTTCCGCCGCGTCGACGAGGTCCCGGCCGAGAAGTCGGCCGCCGGCCTGGTGGTCGCGACCATGAACGACACCAGTCCGATCCCGATCGCCAAGACCCGCAAGCGCAAGAGCCTGCTGGGCGATCACGTGTTGGTCGGCGAGACCCAGTTCGTGGTCATCAACCTCGGCAGCAAGCAGGGCCTCGAGAACGGCAACGTGCTCGAGGTCGTGCGCAAGGGCGATGAGTACACCAAGAAGCGCGTCTTCAAGATCCCCTACGAGGACGGCTGGCCGCGGCGCGTGATCGGGGCCCTGGTGGTGTTGCAGACCCAGCAGGACACGGCGTTGTGCGCCACGACCTACGCGCGCCGCGAGATCGAGCGCGGTGACCACGTCGAGCTGCGGGGTCCCGAGATCCTCGAACGCGAGCGCAAGCAGCAGGACGCCGCGACCCGTGGCAAGCCGGAGCTCGAGGCCAGTGGCCAGACCAAGTCGGGCAGGGGCTCGCGCAAGGCCGGCGGCAAGGTCAGCATCGGCGGCTGA